CGTGCCTGGACTCGGTAAATCCTTTACTCAGAGCAAAGTGCAGATCTATTTTACAAAGGAAAAAGAGACGGCAGACGAATGCATTGAGAGACTCGTTCGGGAACTAAGCATGCGAAGACGCCAAATCTATGTGGCTACGAGCGATATGGTAGAGCAACATGTTATTTTTGGACAGGGAGCGCTACGCGTATCTGCAAGGGAGTTACTAATTGAAGTTGAGCAGAACGAAAAAGAATTAAAAAAACGACTGGAAGAAGATCAGGCGAAGACCACGCGTAACACACTCGGGGGTAAGTTAAGTCCCGATGTATTAAAAGAGTTTGAGCGATGGCGCCGGGAATAACAGCACGTTTTTACAAAAATTAGAATATTGAAACTCTTGACATTTATGTTATTGATGTTCTTTTTTAGGCAGAGCGTGGTTGACGGTGCGAGGTACCATCATATATACTGATCCTATATTTCATAGAGTAGAGTAACGGGGTACCTTGCGTTGCAGCCGGAGGGATTGTCTGTGAGTGTCGACCTCAAAGATATCATGTTATCTAAGTATGATTACCAAAGTGACGAAGACATTGTCGAAGCTTTCCGTGAAGGCGAAAGCGAAGCGTTAGAGTTTCTAATTAACAAATATCGTAACTTTGTACGCGCCAAGGCAAGATCTTATTTTCTGATTGGGGCAGACCGGGAAGATATTATTCAAGAAGGAATGATTGGCCTCTACAAATCCATTCGAGATTTCAAAGGGGACAAGCTGGCTTCGTTCAAGGCTTTTGCCGAACTGTGTATTACAAGACAGATCATCACGGCGATTAAGACAGCAACACGTCAGAAGCATATTCCGCTTAATTCTTATGTATCTCTGGACAAGCCTATTTATGACGAAGAGTCTGATCGTACGTTACTCGATGTGATTTGTGGAACCCAGGTCAGTGATCCGGAAGAACTTATCATCAATCAGGAAGAGTTTGTGGGCCTGGAAGATAAAATGTCCGAGATTCTGAGTGATCTGGAACGTAAAGTATTGATGTTGTATCTGGACGGGAGATCTTATCAAGAGATTGCAGTAGATTTGGACAGACATGTGAAGTCCATTGATAATGCACTTCAGCGCGTCAAGCGCAAACTTGAAAAGTACCTGGAAGTTCGAGATAATTAAACACATGTTGTCGTTGACGGAAAAGGCTCGGTGTTTGAGTCTTTTTTTAGTGTCTCAAGTTTATAAAATCTAAGAATGTTTATACTAGTAATCGCTCGGTCCATGCAGGAGAAGAGAAAAACAGAGATGAGAAACGAATGTACGTTGTACGGAAGTAATACCCAATGAATGAAAGGCTATTCTTTCATTGACATGGTTATACCCTTGTGATAAAGTGTTTTAGGTAGGCCTAAATTTATGGCTTTTTTTCAGGATCAATTTAGAGACTCTGCTTGAATGTGGAAGTCTTCGGGAGGTGTACATCATGCGGGTAATTATTACTTTGGCTTGTACTAACTGCAAACAAAGAAATTACACTACGACAAAAAACAAGCGTAATCACCCCGACCGCATGGAGATGAAGAAATTTTGCAAGTTTTGTAACGAGCAGACTTCTCATCGCGAAACCAGATAGTTTTTGGAGGTGTCGGCGTGAAACGAAGTTTCAAATCTCTGATTTCCTTTTTCTCAGAAAGCTGGGCTGAACTTAAAAAAGTTCGCTGGCCTAATCGTAAAGAGCTGACCAACTACACATTGATCGTACTTGGTACTGTTGTGGTTATGACGCTGTTTTTTTGGGTCATTGACATTGGCATCTCCTTTGTGATCGAAGCGATTATTTAAGAAGGGTTCCGGTGGCTTGATATGGAAAAAAGATGGTACGTCGTTCATACCTATTCAGGGTATGAGAACAAGGTCAAAGCCAATTTGGAAAAACGCGTAGAGTCTATGGGCATGGAAGACAAGATATTCCGCGTTCTTGTTCCTATGGAAGAAGAAGTGGTAAACAAGGACGGTAAGAAAAAAACCGTTATGCGTAAAGTTTATCCCGGTTATGTCTTGGTGGAAATGGTACAGACGGATGATTCTTGGTATGTTGTTCGCAACACACCAGGTGTTACAGGATTTGTCGGTTCGACAGGTTCTGGGTCCAAACCAACTGCTTTGTTGCCTGAAGAAGTGGAACAAATTCTGAAGCACATGGGTATGGTTGAACCTAAGCCGAAAATTGAGTTCGATATTAAGGAATCCGTACGTATTAAAGTCGGTCCTTTTGCGAATTTCGTAGGCTCCGTGGAAGAAATTTTGGTAGACAAAAGCAAGTTGAAAGTGCACGTGAACATGTTTGGACGGGAAACACCGCTTGAGTTGGAATACACGCAAGTGGAGAAGATATAGTCTCTTCAAGTTTCTTGTGGGAGGGTTGAAAAACCCGTTAACCACTATTTTGCAAGGAGGTGTCAATCATGGCGAAAAAAGTTATTAAAATGGTAAAACTGCAGATTCCAGCAGGTAAAGCAAACCCAGCACCACCAGTAGGTCCAGCTTTGGGTCAAGCAGGTGTCAACATCATGGCATTCTGTAAAGAATTCAACGCTCGTACAGCTGATCAGGCGGGATTGATTATTCCAGTTGAAATTTCTGTATTCGAGGACCGTTCCTTTACTTTCATCACTAAAACTCCACCAGCAGCAGTTCTGTTGAAAGTGGCAGCTAAAGTTGAAAAAGGATCCGGCGAACCGAACAAGAAAAAAGTTGCTACTGTTAAACGTGATGCGGTACGTCAAATCGCAGAAACAAAAATGCCTGACCTGAATGCAGCAGACGTTGAGTCCGCTATGCGTATGGTCGAAGGTACTGCCCGCAGCATGGGTATCACCATCGAAGACTAATTTTCATAAGAAACATGGCTTCGTAAAACCGGTCGATTCGCGACCGGTTGATGTGGGAGGTATATCCGCTAACACCACAAAGGAGGAATAAAACATGGCTAAACACGGTAAAAAATACCTGGAAGCTGCTAAGCTGATTGACAGCGAAGCAACTTACGAGCCTTCAGAAGCTGTAGAGCTTGTGAAAAAGGCAGCTACTGCAAAATTCGATGAAACAATCGAAGCAGCAGTTCGTTTGGGCGTAGACCCTCGTAAGCAAGACCAGGCTGTACGTGGTGTTGTTGTCTTGCCACACGGCACAGGTAAAACACAACGCGTATTGGTATTTGCAAAAGGTGACAAAGCGAAAGAAGCGGAAGCGGCTGGCGCGGACTATGTTGGTGATGCAGACATGATCAACAAAATCCAACAAGGCTGGTTCGAATTCGACGTCTGCGTAGCGACACCAGATATGATGAGTGAAGTAGGTAAATTGGGCCGACTGCTCGGCGGT
The nucleotide sequence above comes from Paenibacillus sp. W2I17. Encoded proteins:
- the sigH gene encoding RNA polymerase sporulation sigma factor SigH, yielding MSVDLKDIMLSKYDYQSDEDIVEAFREGESEALEFLINKYRNFVRAKARSYFLIGADREDIIQEGMIGLYKSIRDFKGDKLASFKAFAELCITRQIITAIKTATRQKHIPLNSYVSLDKPIYDEESDRTLLDVICGTQVSDPEELIINQEEFVGLEDKMSEILSDLERKVLMLYLDGRSYQEIAVDLDRHVKSIDNALQRVKRKLEKYLEVRDN
- a CDS encoding NYN domain-containing protein, with amino-acid sequence MADSRDVLLVDGYNMIGDWPELTKLAESGLEEARNRLLFRLADYQAFSGRRVIVVFDAYLVPGLGKSFTQSKVQIYFTKEKETADECIERLVRELSMRRRQIYVATSDMVEQHVIFGQGALRVSARELLIEVEQNEKELKKRLEEDQAKTTRNTLGGKLSPDVLKEFERWRRE
- the rplA gene encoding 50S ribosomal protein L1, with product MAKHGKKYLEAAKLIDSEATYEPSEAVELVKKAATAKFDETIEAAVRLGVDPRKQDQAVRGVVVLPHGTGKTQRVLVFAKGDKAKEAEAAGADYVGDADMINKIQQGWFEFDVCVATPDMMSEVGKLGRLLGGKGLMPNPKAGTVTFDVTKAVQEIKAGKIEYRLDRAGQIHAPIGKASFSSEQLNENFKALMEALNRAKPAAAKGVYLKNVSLSSTMGPGARVNAAAFR
- the secE gene encoding preprotein translocase subunit SecE, whose translation is MKRSFKSLISFFSESWAELKKVRWPNRKELTNYTLIVLGTVVVMTLFFWVIDIGISFVIEAII
- the nusG gene encoding transcription termination/antitermination protein NusG — translated: MEKRWYVVHTYSGYENKVKANLEKRVESMGMEDKIFRVLVPMEEEVVNKDGKKKTVMRKVYPGYVLVEMVQTDDSWYVVRNTPGVTGFVGSTGSGSKPTALLPEEVEQILKHMGMVEPKPKIEFDIKESVRIKVGPFANFVGSVEEILVDKSKLKVHVNMFGRETPLELEYTQVEKI
- the rpmG gene encoding 50S ribosomal protein L33 produces the protein MRVIITLACTNCKQRNYTTTKNKRNHPDRMEMKKFCKFCNEQTSHRETR
- the rplK gene encoding 50S ribosomal protein L11, whose translation is MAKKVIKMVKLQIPAGKANPAPPVGPALGQAGVNIMAFCKEFNARTADQAGLIIPVEISVFEDRSFTFITKTPPAAVLLKVAAKVEKGSGEPNKKKVATVKRDAVRQIAETKMPDLNAADVESAMRMVEGTARSMGITIED